One stretch of Campylobacter sp. CNRCH_2014_0184h DNA includes these proteins:
- the cysK gene encoding cysteine synthase A, producing the protein MSIYKNILDCIGNTPIVSLKEFAPNLYAKCEYFNPSHSIKDRAAVEMIKQALSEGKINQETTIIEATSGNTGIALAMICASLKLKLIIAMPESMSIERRKMMSFFGAKLELTQASKGMQGALDRANELLSEIPNSFMVSQFENINNKNAHRKNTALEILKVLPDLGIFLAGFGTGGTISGVGEILKEHNPNIKIIALEPASSPLLSQNTAASHKIQGIGANFIPKILNQKIIDEIVCVSNEDAINTALELGKNGIMAGISSGANVYMARKIALENPNKKVLTMLNDTAERYLSTDLFANL; encoded by the coding sequence ATGTCAATTTATAAGAATATCTTAGATTGTATAGGTAATACCCCGATTGTTTCTTTAAAAGAATTTGCTCCAAATCTTTATGCTAAATGTGAGTATTTTAATCCAAGTCATTCTATAAAAGATAGAGCGGCTGTAGAGATGATAAAACAAGCTTTAAGTGAAGGTAAGATCAATCAAGAAACAACCATTATAGAAGCTACAAGTGGAAATACCGGCATAGCTTTAGCAATGATTTGTGCAAGCTTAAAGCTTAAACTTATTATAGCTATGCCTGAGTCTATGAGTATTGAGCGTAGAAAAATGATGAGTTTTTTTGGTGCAAAGTTAGAGCTTACTCAGGCAAGCAAAGGTATGCAAGGAGCGCTTGATAGAGCTAATGAGCTTTTGAGTGAAATTCCAAATTCGTTTATGGTAAGTCAATTTGAAAATATCAACAACAAAAACGCACATAGAAAAAATACCGCTTTAGAAATTTTAAAAGTTTTACCTGATCTTGGTATTTTTTTAGCAGGTTTTGGCACAGGCGGAACTATTAGTGGGGTAGGAGAAATTTTAAAAGAACACAATCCTAATATCAAAATCATAGCTTTAGAACCTGCATCTTCACCACTTTTGAGCCAAAATACCGCTGCAAGCCATAAAATTCAAGGTATAGGTGCAAATTTTATCCCTAAAATTTTAAATCAAAAAATCATAGATGAGATAGTTTGTGTAAGCAATGAAGATGCTATAAATACAGCCTTAGAGCTTGGTAAAAACGGCATAATGGCAGGAATTTCAAGCGGGGCAAATGTATATATGGCTAGAAAAATTGCTTTAGAAAATCCAAATAAAAAAGTCTTGACTATGTTAAATGATACAGCCGAGCGGTATTTATCAACTGATTTATTTGCAAATTTATAA
- a CDS encoding HU family DNA-binding protein — protein MTKADFISQVAQTAGLTKKDATAATDAVIATITDVLAKGDSISFIGFGTFSVAERAAREARVPSTGATIKVPATKVAKFKVGKNLKDAVAAAKTAKKAKK, from the coding sequence ATGACTAAAGCAGATTTTATTTCTCAAGTTGCTCAAACTGCTGGGCTAACTAAAAAAGATGCAACTGCAGCTACTGATGCAGTAATCGCTACTATTACTGATGTATTAGCTAAAGGTGATAGCATTAGCTTTATCGGTTTTGGTACATTTTCTGTAGCTGAAAGAGCTGCTAGAGAAGCTAGAGTACCAAGCACTGGTGCTACTATCAAAGTACCTGCTACTAAAGTTGCTAAATTTAAAGTAGGTAAAAACCTTAAAGACGCAGTTGCTGCTGCTAAAACTGCTAAAAAAGCTAAAAAATAA
- the waaF gene encoding lipopolysaccharide heptosyltransferase II: MNIFINLPTWLGDAVMASAAIYAIKEKYPQAKFTFYGSFVSTELFKRFENAQVLVENKKQRYKQILKARKNLGKFDLAFSFRSAFSSKIILNLIKTKKRFYFDKNILKEEHQVLKYLNFIEKALNFKATSNALKLPIKAKSTQKILGINPGAHFGSAKRWEAIYFARVAKEFSSTHQILIFGVESEKEICDEIERFLLKEGIKAKNLCGKTSIYTLCKNISMLDLLITNDSGPMHIGATYGVKTVAVFGSTKFSQTSPWQENAKIAHLNLACMPCMQKVCPLKHHKCMKDLKPEVVINLAKTFF, from the coding sequence ATGAATATTTTTATCAATCTTCCTACTTGGCTTGGCGATGCAGTAATGGCTAGCGCGGCTATTTATGCTATAAAAGAAAAATACCCCCAAGCTAAATTTACTTTTTATGGTTCTTTTGTAAGTACAGAGCTTTTTAAACGCTTTGAAAATGCTCAAGTCTTAGTAGAAAATAAAAAGCAAAGATATAAACAAATTTTAAAAGCTAGAAAAAATCTTGGTAAATTTGATCTAGCTTTTTCATTTCGCTCGGCATTTTCAAGCAAGATCATTTTAAATCTAATCAAAACAAAGAAAAGATTTTATTTTGATAAAAATATTCTAAAAGAAGAACATCAAGTTTTAAAATACTTAAATTTCATAGAAAAAGCTTTAAATTTTAAAGCCACTTCAAATGCTTTAAAACTCCCTATAAAAGCAAAATCAACTCAAAAAATTTTAGGTATAAACCCAGGTGCGCATTTTGGAAGTGCCAAAAGATGGGAAGCAATCTATTTTGCAAGGGTAGCAAAAGAATTTAGCTCCACGCATCAAATTTTAATCTTTGGGGTAGAAAGTGAGAAAGAAATTTGTGATGAAATTGAGCGTTTTCTTTTAAAAGAAGGCATAAAAGCAAAAAATCTTTGTGGTAAAACTAGTATTTATACTTTATGTAAAAATATTTCTATGCTTGACTTGCTCATCACAAACGATAGTGGTCCTATGCATATAGGCGCAACTTATGGGGTAAAAACGGTGGCTGTTTTTGGCTCGACTAAATTTAGTCAAACCTCGCCTTGGCAAGAAAATGCTAAAATAGCACATTTAAATTTAGCTTGTATGCCTTGTATGCAAAAGGTTTGCCCTTTAAAACATCATAAATGTATGAAAGACTTAAAGCCTGAAGTAGTAATAAATTTAGCAAAAACATTTTTTTAA
- a CDS encoding glycosyltransferase family 2 protein, which produces MGQISIILPTYNVEKYIARALESCINQTFKDIEIIVVDDLGNDKSIDTAKEYASKDDRIKIIHNEENLGTFASRNIGVLNAKSDFIMFLDPDDYLELNACELGLEKIKNVDMVVFDAYVHRVKFKKFYRFKQDEYFNKDDFLNFLLNQKHFCWSVWAKVYRKKLILKSFEHVDFKERLCYGEDVLFNYINFILSESFLVSQECIYRYEFNENGRYENKNKEILWQNYEHKKQSLKCIKKLANIFSHKHFNEKILEVLEKEILGLEGRVWKK; this is translated from the coding sequence ATGGGTCAAATTTCCATCATACTGCCAACCTATAATGTGGAAAAATATATAGCTAGAGCATTAGAAAGTTGTATTAACCAAACTTTTAAAGATATAGAAATCATTGTGGTAGATGACCTTGGCAATGATAAAAGTATAGATACAGCTAAAGAATATGCTAGTAAAGATGATAGAATAAAAATCATACATAATGAAGAAAATTTAGGAACCTTTGCTAGTAGAAATATAGGTGTATTAAATGCAAAATCAGATTTTATAATGTTTTTAGATCCTGATGATTATTTAGAGCTTAATGCTTGTGAGCTTGGGCTTGAAAAAATTAAAAATGTAGATATGGTAGTGTTTGATGCGTATGTACATAGGGTGAAATTTAAGAAATTTTATAGATTTAAACAAGATGAATATTTTAATAAAGATGATTTTTTAAATTTCTTACTCAATCAAAAGCATTTTTGCTGGAGTGTTTGGGCAAAAGTATATAGAAAAAAATTGATTTTAAAAAGTTTTGAGCATGTTGATTTCAAAGAAAGACTTTGCTATGGGGAGGATGTACTTTTTAATTATATAAATTTTATACTAAGTGAAAGTTTTTTGGTGTCGCAAGAATGTATATACCGCTATGAATTTAATGAAAATGGTAGATATGAAAACAAAAATAAAGAAATTTTATGGCAAAATTACGAGCATAAAAAGCAAAGTTTAAAATGCATTAAAAAATTAGCTAATATTTTTTCACATAAACATTTTAATGAAAAAATATTAGAGGTTTTAGAGAAAGAAATTTTAGGGTTAGAGGGTAGAGTTTGGAAAAAGTAA
- the wecB gene encoding non-hydrolyzing UDP-N-acetylglucosamine 2-epimerase translates to MKTILFIIGTRPEAIKLAPLILEFKKKPEYYNVLVCNTEQQKELSNQALSFFNIQTDISLDIMTENQNLCFLQAKILEKLQVIFQKNTIDATIVQGDTMSVFAGALSSFYNKVPVFHIEAGLRSYNLQEPFPEEAIRTMVSKIALLHFAPTQEAANVLLSEKINKNNIYVCGNTGIDALYLLDKNTSEVSQIFFKQLNIDLTSENIVLITIHRRENHGARLFSIISAIKKIAQNFITHKFIIPVHPNPNVKNYIYQELQQYANILLVESLNYPHMVYILKCAKLILTDSGGLQEEGPSFKCPILILREQTERKEGIVAGFSRLVGTNSEAIYNEAAKILILNKEATRINKKNPYGDGKASRKIEKIIRRFFK, encoded by the coding sequence ATGAAAACAATTTTATTTATAATAGGAACTCGACCAGAAGCAATTAAGCTAGCTCCTTTAATATTGGAATTTAAAAAAAAGCCTGAATACTACAATGTTTTAGTTTGCAATACAGAACAACAAAAAGAATTATCAAATCAAGCTTTATCTTTTTTTAATATCCAAACCGACATATCACTTGATATTATGACTGAAAATCAAAATTTATGTTTTTTGCAAGCAAAAATTTTAGAAAAATTACAAGTTATATTTCAAAAAAATACAATTGATGCCACAATAGTACAAGGCGATACCATGAGTGTTTTTGCGGGAGCCTTGAGTAGCTTTTATAATAAAGTTCCTGTTTTTCATATAGAAGCAGGTTTAAGATCATATAATTTACAAGAACCTTTTCCTGAAGAAGCCATTAGAACAATGGTTAGTAAAATAGCACTATTACATTTTGCCCCCACACAAGAAGCAGCAAATGTCCTCTTGTCAGAAAAAATAAATAAAAATAATATATATGTATGCGGTAACACTGGAATAGATGCTCTATATCTTTTAGATAAAAATACATCAGAAGTTTCTCAGATTTTTTTTAAGCAACTAAATATCGATTTAACCAGCGAAAACATCGTATTAATAACCATACATAGAAGAGAAAATCATGGCGCTAGATTATTTAGTATTATAAGTGCTATTAAAAAAATAGCTCAAAATTTTATAACACATAAATTTATCATTCCAGTTCATCCTAACCCTAATGTTAAAAATTACATTTATCAAGAACTGCAACAATATGCTAATATTTTGCTAGTGGAATCTTTAAATTATCCTCATATGGTTTATATATTAAAATGTGCAAAACTAATATTAACAGATAGTGGCGGATTACAAGAAGAAGGTCCATCATTTAAATGTCCCATTTTAATTTTAAGAGAGCAAACAGAGCGCAAAGAAGGTATTGTGGCGGGATTTTCAAGATTAGTAGGTACTAATTCTGAAGCAATTTATAACGAAGCTGCCAAAATTTTAATACTAAACAAAGAGGCAACTCGTATCAATAAAAAAAATCCATATGGCGATGGAAAAGCAAGTAGAAAAATTGAAAAAATAATCAGAAGGTTTTTTAAATGA
- a CDS encoding glycosyltransferase family 2 protein → MNKLVSVIMPTFNGASSGFLAQSIESVLNQTYKNLEFIIVNDCSTDNTLEILQEYAKKDHRIQIINNQKNQKLPQSLNIGFTMLKVNILLGLQMITIFILML, encoded by the coding sequence ATGAACAAACTAGTAAGTGTTATAATGCCAACATTTAATGGCGCCTCTAGTGGTTTTCTTGCACAATCGATAGAAAGCGTCTTAAATCAAACTTACAAAAATTTAGAATTTATTATAGTAAATGATTGCTCCACGGATAATACCTTAGAAATTTTACAAGAGTATGCAAAAAAGGATCATAGAATACAAATCATAAATAACCAAAAAAATCAAAAACTTCCACAATCTTTGAATATAGGTTTTACAATGCTAAAGGTGAATATTTTACTTGGACTTCAGATGATAACTATTTTCATTTTAATGCTATAG
- a CDS encoding glycosyltransferase family 8 protein: MYHIVFSADENYIKYTAVLITSIIKNTDKNKFYQENEIYYFHILSNAIGNHTKNKLQKLEQELNLTFPCKIQIHIQNDENFKHYPISGAAHSSKLPYYRLKLNSILDDEINTCLYLDSDMLCLCDIREIFTINLEGKIAGVVGDPGSKHVKIKFKENNQKHILHFDENYFNSGFLLINLKEWKKHNIEQKCEELASKCYYIKAADQDLLNATIKPQYQLKLDFSYNFNIITLFYAICKDEQANRLNYTRDEFTKSAKTPKILHYGEKPWKFLKSYTDLQGKNINDYWWQIAEKTPIFNEELLEQKANIKDHLLYSALGFELLKAIKSFNFAKISSLIHNTKKDEYILKKPQKINDDIFGLCCMLGESILYARKNQKNTFSVFLKAIKMLKNFKKYANKSRV; encoded by the coding sequence ATGTATCACATTGTTTTTAGCGCAGATGAAAACTATATCAAATACACGGCTGTTTTGATTACAAGTATTATTAAAAATACAGATAAAAATAAATTTTATCAAGAAAATGAAATATATTATTTTCATATTTTAAGTAATGCTATTGGCAATCATACTAAAAATAAACTTCAGAAATTAGAACAAGAACTTAATTTAACTTTCCCATGCAAAATACAAATTCACATTCAAAACGATGAAAATTTTAAACATTATCCCATCAGCGGAGCTGCTCATAGCTCAAAACTTCCTTATTATAGATTAAAATTAAATTCTATATTAGATGATGAAATAAATACTTGTTTATATTTAGATTCTGATATGTTATGTTTGTGTGATATAAGAGAAATTTTTACTATCAACTTAGAAGGAAAAATAGCCGGTGTTGTAGGCGATCCTGGCTCCAAACATGTAAAAATAAAATTTAAAGAAAATAATCAAAAACACATTTTGCATTTTGATGAAAATTATTTTAATTCAGGTTTTTTACTTATCAATCTAAAAGAGTGGAAAAAACATAATATAGAACAAAAATGCGAGGAATTAGCTAGCAAATGCTACTACATAAAAGCTGCTGATCAAGATTTGCTTAATGCCACCATAAAACCGCAATATCAGTTAAAGCTTGATTTTTCATATAATTTCAATATCATTACTCTCTTTTATGCTATATGTAAAGATGAGCAAGCAAATAGACTTAACTACACAAGAGATGAATTTACCAAAAGTGCAAAAACACCTAAAATTTTACATTATGGAGAAAAACCTTGGAAATTTTTAAAATCATACACAGATTTGCAAGGTAAAAATATAAATGATTATTGGTGGCAAATAGCAGAAAAAACACCTATTTTTAATGAAGAATTGCTCGAACAAAAAGCAAACATTAAAGATCATTTGCTTTATAGTGCTTTGGGATTTGAGCTTTTAAAAGCTATAAAAAGTTTTAATTTTGCAAAAATATCATCTTTGATTCATAATACTAAAAAAGATGAGTATATTTTAAAAAAACCACAAAAGATTAATGATGATATTTTTGGACTTTGTTGCATGCTTGGAGAAAGTATTTTATATGCAAGAAAAAATCAAAAAAATACCTTCAGTGTTTTTTTAAAAGCTATCAAAATGCTCAAAAATTTTAAAAAATACGCAAACAAATCAAGAGTTTAA
- a CDS encoding glycosyltransferase family 4 protein, translated as MKILLLIGDITIGGGAERVVVNLANALFELGYDVKIFSFYKQGVDVAYKLNDNIKIDYLHSKSKADVKKERLFYKLYYKHYESFLLKQRYKDIDVMIFNNCPHFPFFKNKNTKYINFIHNHFKKYLFKNNYFDTLVVLSAKQIDQWRKYHKNVWVIPNFLPCLSDINSILTQKNILSIGRMTVNDEKGFLRLIEIWKLVQKNEKYKEWTLTIVGEGEFKDIIKNKIKEYKLENSVILKPFIKDIEKEYLQSSVYVMCSYWEGFGMVLVESANYAIPSIAFNVDTGPSDIIENGKSGYLIEDGNLQEFANKLCLLMDDENLRKQMGQSAKENISHSFSKEKVIQKWQELLNS; from the coding sequence ATGAAAATTTTATTACTTATTGGGGATATTACTATAGGAGGTGGTGCTGAAAGAGTTGTTGTAAATTTAGCAAATGCACTTTTTGAGCTTGGGTATGATGTAAAAATTTTTAGTTTTTATAAACAAGGAGTTGATGTAGCTTATAAATTAAATGACAATATTAAAATAGATTACTTGCATAGTAAATCAAAAGCTGATGTAAAAAAAGAAAGATTATTTTATAAGTTATATTACAAGCATTATGAAAGTTTTTTGCTAAAACAAAGATATAAAGATATTGATGTGATGATTTTTAATAATTGTCCTCATTTTCCTTTCTTTAAAAATAAAAATACAAAATATATTAATTTTATTCATAATCATTTTAAAAAATATCTATTTAAAAATAATTATTTTGATACTTTAGTGGTATTATCAGCCAAGCAAATTGATCAGTGGAGAAAATATCATAAGAATGTTTGGGTTATACCAAATTTTTTACCTTGTTTATCCGATATAAATTCCATTTTAACTCAAAAAAATATTTTAAGTATAGGCCGTATGACAGTAAATGATGAAAAGGGTTTTTTAAGGCTTATTGAAATTTGGAAGCTTGTACAAAAAAATGAAAAATACAAAGAATGGACTTTAACTATAGTTGGAGAAGGTGAATTTAAAGATATTATAAAAAATAAAATAAAAGAATATAAACTTGAAAACTCAGTCATATTGAAGCCTTTTATAAAAGATATAGAAAAAGAATATTTGCAATCTAGTGTTTATGTAATGTGTAGTTATTGGGAAGGTTTTGGTATGGTTTTGGTTGAGAGTGCAAATTATGCTATTCCAAGTATCGCCTTTAATGTTGATACAGGTCCAAGTGATATTATAGAAAATGGTAAAAGTGGATATTTAATCGAGGATGGTAATTTGCAAGAATTTGCAAATAAGCTTTGTTTGCTTATGGATGATGAAAATTTAAGAAAACAAATGGGACAAAGTGCAAAAGAAAATATTTCTCATAGCTTCTCTAAAGAAAAAGTTATACAAAAATGGCAAGAGTTATTAAACTCTTGA
- a CDS encoding glycosyltransferase family 2 protein has product MELKQISVIMIVKNAQKTLKACLESLQEFGEIVLIENDSNDDTLKIAYEFSKNYKNIKIYQHNFIGFGPLKNLAISYASNDWIFNIDADELAKKEFLQELRKIEPNKEDIIALPRENLYNGEWIKACGWWPDYVMRVFNKTHTSFNENLVHESLILHEDSKKIKLQNGLRHFAFEDIDSLLDKLQKYSKLWALQNLHKESSICKALLRGIWTFFRNYVLKKGIFYGYKGFIISTCNGLGAFFKYMKLYELKKQKPKTCALIITTYNQKERLALVLDSVKNLEPLPDEVLIADDGSREDTAKLIQAYQKDFPCKLEHIWQEDEGFRAAASRNKAINASNSEYIVLIDGDMILEKNFISDHLKFASLKTILQGSRTILNENESKELLRKNDFSLAFDKKGFKNQRNIFLAKCIYKFSKLTKKFFKKSQLVKGSKTCNMSFYKSDFEAIEGFNEKFIGWGREDSEFVARFLFNDGVFKRLKFNALAYHIYHEENSKNMLEINHQIYLETIKNKKVTWK; this is encoded by the coding sequence ATGGAATTAAAGCAAATTAGTGTGATAATGATTGTTAAAAATGCTCAAAAAACCTTAAAGGCTTGCTTGGAATCTTTGCAAGAATTTGGCGAGATCGTTTTGATAGAAAATGATAGCAATGATGATACTTTGAAAATCGCTTATGAATTTAGTAAAAACTATAAAAATATCAAGATTTATCAACATAATTTCATAGGCTTTGGGCCTTTGAAAAATTTAGCCATAAGTTATGCTAGTAATGATTGGATTTTTAATATTGACGCAGATGAACTTGCTAAGAAAGAATTTTTACAAGAGCTAAGGAAAATCGAGCCTAATAAAGAAGATATTATAGCTTTGCCAAGAGAAAATTTATACAATGGAGAGTGGATTAAAGCTTGTGGGTGGTGGCCTGATTATGTAATGCGAGTGTTTAATAAAACCCATACTAGTTTTAATGAAAATTTAGTACATGAGAGTTTGATTTTACATGAAGATAGCAAAAAGATTAAGTTGCAAAATGGTTTGAGGCATTTTGCTTTTGAAGATATCGATAGTTTGTTAGATAAACTTCAAAAATACTCTAAACTTTGGGCTTTGCAAAATTTACACAAAGAAAGTAGCATTTGCAAGGCATTGCTAAGAGGAATTTGGACTTTTTTTAGAAATTATGTTTTGAAAAAAGGGATTTTTTATGGTTATAAAGGCTTTATTATAAGTACTTGTAATGGTCTTGGAGCTTTTTTTAAATATATGAAATTATATGAGTTAAAAAAACAAAAGCCAAAAACTTGTGCTTTAATCATCACAACCTATAATCAAAAAGAAAGGCTTGCTTTGGTGCTTGATAGCGTTAAAAATTTAGAGCCTTTACCAGATGAGGTTTTAATAGCTGATGATGGAAGCAGGGAAGATACGGCTAAACTTATACAAGCTTATCAAAAAGATTTTCCTTGCAAGTTAGAGCATATTTGGCAAGAAGATGAGGGGTTTCGTGCTGCGGCAAGTCGCAATAAGGCAATTAATGCTTCTAATAGTGAATATATTGTTTTAATTGATGGGGATATGATTTTAGAAAAAAACTTCATTAGTGATCATTTAAAATTTGCTAGTTTAAAGACTATTTTGCAAGGATCAAGAACTATTTTAAATGAAAATGAAAGCAAAGAACTTTTAAGAAAAAATGATTTTAGTTTGGCATTTGACAAAAAAGGTTTTAAAAATCAAAGAAATATTTTTTTAGCTAAATGTATATATAAATTTTCAAAACTAACTAAGAAATTTTTTAAAAAATCACAACTTGTTAAAGGTAGTAAAACTTGCAATATGAGTTTTTATAAAAGTGATTTTGAAGCCATTGAGGGATTTAATGAAAAATTTATAGGTTGGGGCAGGGAAGATAGTGAGTTTGTAGCTAGATTTTTATTTAATGATGGAGTGTTTAAAAGACTTAAATTTAATGCTTTAGCTTATCATATCTATCATGAAGAAAATAGCAAAAATATGCTTGAAATTAATCATCAAATTTATCTTGAAACTATAAAAAATAAAAAAGTGACTTGGAAATGA
- a CDS encoding lipid A biosynthesis lauroyl acyltransferase yields the protein MINYIYLSLFYMLKVLVKILPSKLLNSFANLVALITYRLNHKHRKIIDTNLKICFPEKDQKWRDETSLNIYKNFAKFGIDFIKNQNASKEEIINKICFDDEEQILNIMQSKRPLIVTTAHYGNWELLALSFGAKFQGISIVGRALDSVIMDKILSKNRTQFNIELIEKKGGLRKMLKALKEGRSLGILTDQDAVDSESIKIQYFNQEVNFIAGASVLAKKTNAMILPCFVYQKDEKFFVKTFKALDASKASIEELTKYQAKCCEEVIKFKPDEYFFFHKRFKRYNHELYL from the coding sequence ATGATAAATTATATATATTTAAGCCTTTTTTACATGTTAAAAGTTCTTGTGAAGATTTTACCTTCAAAGCTTTTAAACTCTTTTGCAAATTTGGTTGCTTTGATCACTTATAGGCTTAATCATAAACACCGTAAAATCATTGACACAAACTTAAAAATTTGCTTTCCTGAAAAAGATCAAAAATGGCGTGATGAAACTAGCCTTAATATCTATAAAAATTTTGCTAAATTTGGGATTGATTTTATCAAAAATCAAAATGCAAGCAAAGAAGAAATCATCAATAAAATTTGCTTTGATGATGAGGAGCAAATTTTAAATATAATGCAAAGTAAAAGACCCTTGATCGTAACTACGGCTCATTATGGTAACTGGGAACTTTTGGCTTTATCTTTTGGAGCTAAATTTCAAGGAATCTCTATAGTTGGAAGAGCGCTTGATAGTGTGATAATGGATAAAATTTTAAGTAAAAATCGCACGCAATTTAATATAGAGCTTATAGAGAAAAAAGGCGGGCTTAGAAAAATGCTAAAAGCCTTAAAAGAAGGTAGATCGCTTGGAATTTTAACCGATCAAGATGCAGTGGATAGTGAAAGTATAAAAATACAGTATTTTAATCAAGAAGTAAATTTTATAGCAGGTGCAAGTGTGCTTGCAAAAAAAACAAATGCTATGATTTTGCCTTGTTTTGTGTATCAAAAAGATGAGAAATTTTTTGTAAAAACTTTTAAGGCTTTAGACGCAAGCAAGGCAAGTATAGAAGAGCTTACTAAGTATCAAGCAAAGTGTTGTGAAGAGGTGATTAAATTTAAACCTGATGAGTATTTTTTCTTTCATAAGAGATTTAAAAGATACAATCATGAGTTGTATTTATAG
- the waaC gene encoding lipopolysaccharide heptosyltransferase I, whose product MKIGLVKLSALGDIIHAVIVLQFIKKHYPKASIDWFVDARFAGLLQDHPMINEVYALPLKDRKFKEVFAMLFEARQNKYDVAIDLQGLIKSALVSKFLCANTFGFDQESIKEGFASNFYTHKFACNYEENIIVRNLSLVAYVLNEHFDHSDIELKQSCFSVDDELKESLEQRLSLSESTPNILIHVGSSMPNKIYPKERLILLCRMLLEYFTSAKIMLGWGNVNEFNFAKDIVLNLKHLKIELAPKLSLSELCALTKASDLIIGNDSGPTHLAFALNKPSITIFGATPSQRNAYETNINKTINAGKKILHSKHIDKSDFCIQNIDEKDIFKLACELLEK is encoded by the coding sequence ATGAAAATAGGTTTGGTTAAATTATCTGCACTTGGTGATATCATCCATGCGGTGATTGTTTTGCAATTTATTAAAAAGCATTATCCTAAGGCGAGTATTGATTGGTTTGTAGATGCAAGATTTGCAGGATTATTGCAAGATCATCCAATGATTAATGAAGTGTATGCCCTGCCTTTAAAAGATAGAAAATTCAAAGAAGTTTTTGCTATGCTTTTTGAAGCAAGACAAAACAAATATGATGTTGCGATTGACTTGCAAGGTTTGATTAAATCTGCTTTAGTGAGTAAATTTTTATGTGCCAATACTTTTGGTTTTGATCAAGAAAGTATCAAAGAGGGTTTTGCGAGCAATTTTTATACGCATAAATTTGCGTGTAATTATGAAGAAAATATTATCGTGCGTAATCTTTCTTTGGTAGCTTATGTGTTAAATGAACATTTTGATCATAGTGACATAGAGTTAAAACAAAGTTGTTTTAGCGTAGATGATGAGTTAAAAGAAAGCTTAGAACAAAGGCTTTCTTTAAGTGAAAGTACGCCAAATATACTCATACATGTAGGCTCATCTATGCCTAATAAAATTTACCCAAAAGAGCGTTTGATACTACTTTGTAGAATGCTTTTAGAGTATTTTACTAGTGCAAAAATCATGCTTGGTTGGGGTAATGTTAATGAGTTTAATTTTGCTAAAGATATAGTTTTAAATTTAAAGCATTTGAAAATAGAACTTGCGCCAAAATTAAGCTTAAGTGAGCTTTGTGCTTTAACTAAGGCAAGCGATTTGATTATCGGAAATGATAGCGGGCCTACTCATTTAGCTTTTGCACTAAACAAGCCCTCTATAACGATTTTTGGTGCTACTCCTAGTCAAAGAAATGCTTATGAAACAAATATCAACAAAACAATCAATGCAGGTAAAAAAATACTGCATTCAAAGCATATAGATAAGAGTGATTTTTGCATACAAAATATCGATGAAAAAGATATTTTTAAACTAGCTTGTGAGCTTTTAGAAAAATGA